From Jiangella mangrovi:
TGCACTACTCCGACCGGTTCTTCGCGGCCGTGGGATGGCTGGGCGTGCTGTGGTCGGCGGCGCTGCTGGTGGGCCTGGCCGACGGGCTGCCGCTGTGGGCGCACCTGACCGCGTGGGCCGTGCCGTGGGCGCTGTACCTGTCGATCGTGCACGTCGGGCAGGTCTGGTACGGCTTCGGCTGGGAGACGCTGCTCTGCGAGGCCGGCTTCCTGGCGATCTTCCTCGGCCCGTCGGCGATGCCGCCGCCGCTGATCGTGCTGGTGGCGCTGTGGTGGGTGCTGTTCCGGCTGGAGTTCGGCGCCGGGCTGATCAAACTGCGCGGCGACCGGTGCTGGCGCGACCTGACCTGTCTGTACTACCACCACGAGACGCAGCCGATGCCGAACCCGCTGAGCTGGTGGTTCCACCATCTGCCCCGCTGGGCGCACCGGGCCGAAGCGGCGGCGAACCACGTGACCCAGCTGGTCGTGCCGTTCCTGCTGTTCGCGCCGCAGCCGGTGCGGACCGGCGCCGCCGTCGTCGTCATCGTGACGCAGGGCTGGCTGGTGCTGAGCGGCAACTTCGCCTGGCTGAACGTGCTCACGATGGTGGTGGCGACGACGGCGGTGGGCGGCTCTGCGTGGGCGTGGCTGCTGCCGGTGGCTCCGCCGGCGTCGGGCCTCGACGATCCGCCGGCCTGGTACGTCGCGGTCGTGGTCGCACTCGCGGCCGTCCTGGCGGTGCTCAGCTGGTGGCCGGTGCGGAACCTGGTCTCGAGCGGGCAGGTCATGAACACCAGCTTCAACCCGTTGCTGCTGGTCAACACGTACGGGGCGTTCGGCAGCGTCACCCGGACCCGGTACGAGGTCGTCCTCGAGGGGACGGCCGACCCGGTGGTCCGGCCCAGCACCGTCTGGCACGAGTACGAGTTCAAGGGCAAACCCGGCGACCCGCGCCGGCTGCCGCGCCAGTTCGCGCCGTACCACCTGCGGCTGGACTGGCTGATGTGGTTCGCCGCGATCTCGCCGGGCTACGCGCGGTCCTGGTTCCCGGCGCTGCTGCTGAAGCTGCGTGACGACGACCCGGCGACCGCGCGGCTGCTGCGGCACAACCCGTTCCCGCACCTGCCGCCAGCGCACGTCCGCGCCCGGCTCTACCGGTACCGGTTCACCAGCCGGGAGGAGCGCCGCGAGACCGGTGCGTGGTGGCACCGGACGCTGGTGGACGACTACTGGAGCCCGGGATGACGCCTGCGGACATACGCCGGCCCCGGGCGTGACGCCCGGGGCCTCGGCGTTCTCAGTGGTGGGGTCTCAGCCGGCCTTGATGGCGTACTCGTCGCGCGCGGCCTCGAGCAGGCCCCGCCAGGAGTCGACTTCAGGACGCCGGCGGAGCAGCGCACGGCGCTCGCGCTCCGTCATGCCACCCCAGATACCGAACTCGGTCCGGTTGTCCAGCGCGTCGGCCAGGCACTCCGTGCGCACCGGGCAGCCCAGGCACACGGCCTTGGCCCGGTTCTGCGCAGCGCCCTGGACGAACAGCTCGTCCGGCTCGCTGCTGCGGCACGCCGCCAAGCTGGTCCAGTCATCGATCCATGTCATCCGGCAGTCACCCCCGTCAACTTGGTGAACACACCAAACCCTCTCTAGTTCACCCCGATGACGTGACGCTATGCAAACACGCGGGTCATGAACAGACCCTGATCGACCGAAAATAGATCAGCCGGTTGGACGATGGCCGCCCCGCGGCCGATCTGATAGCTACAGGCACGCCCGGCTGTCAGTTAGAGACAGTGTGGCATAACGACGTAAGCTTGCCGTCCATGGCGATACGTCCCTCCGCCGTCGTTGCCACGGTACGCCGTGTTCTGCTCGTTGCCGGGGTTGCCGCGCTGTGCGGTGTCCTCCTGGCCGGCCTCGCGCTGCCCGTGGTCGCCGGACTCGGCCTGACCGCGCGCGAGAGCGCCGACACCTTCGCCGCCATGCCGGCCGACCTCGAACCCGGCCCCATGGCCCAGACCTCCTACATGGTCGACTCCGAGGGCCAGCCGCTGGCGACGTTCTTCGAGGAGAACCGCGTCGAGGT
This genomic window contains:
- a CDS encoding WhiB family transcriptional regulator, whose translation is MTWIDDWTSLAACRSSEPDELFVQGAAQNRAKAVCLGCPVRTECLADALDNRTEFGIWGGMTERERRALLRRRPEVDSWRGLLEAARDEYAIKAG
- a CDS encoding lipase maturation factor family protein — its product is MNWFSAEGYWLSRLVFQRALAVIYLVAFLSAVNQFRALIGERGLTPVPRFVDRVPFRRAPSLFQLHYSDRFFAAVGWLGVLWSAALLVGLADGLPLWAHLTAWAVPWALYLSIVHVGQVWYGFGWETLLCEAGFLAIFLGPSAMPPPLIVLVALWWVLFRLEFGAGLIKLRGDRCWRDLTCLYYHHETQPMPNPLSWWFHHLPRWAHRAEAAANHVTQLVVPFLLFAPQPVRTGAAVVVIVTQGWLVLSGNFAWLNVLTMVVATTAVGGSAWAWLLPVAPPASGLDDPPAWYVAVVVALAAVLAVLSWWPVRNLVSSGQVMNTSFNPLLLVNTYGAFGSVTRTRYEVVLEGTADPVVRPSTVWHEYEFKGKPGDPRRLPRQFAPYHLRLDWLMWFAAISPGYARSWFPALLLKLRDDDPATARLLRHNPFPHLPPAHVRARLYRYRFTSREERRETGAWWHRTLVDDYWSPG